ACTTATGCACGCACAACCAACTCAAAAATCAGATTTTACTGCACAAGAAATTGAATTGATTCAATCCGGAACAGCCGAAGATCCGATGCGTGTTTTGTTAACTACAAATGAAGACGATTTAGCCTTTTTAACCCAACAAGCGCAACCTATAAACCCGAATAGTGAAAACTTACAACTTTTAGCCGACCGAATGTTAACCACAGTTAACGATCCTAAAACGCGTGGGGTAGGTATTGCAGCGCCGCAAGTTGGAATTTCGCGCCAAGCCTTTTTGGTAAAACGTTTAGATAAAATAAATGCTCCGTTTGAATTGTTTATCAACCCTAAAATAACTTGGTATTCTGATGTAAAAAGATACGGACAAGAAGGATGTTTATCTATTCCTGATCAAACCGGAAAAGTTTATCGCAGTTTAGTTATTCAAATTGAATATTGTGATTTAGAAGGCAACGAACATAAAGAAGTAATTGAAGGTTATACCGCAGTAATTTGTCAGCATGAATACGACCATTTAAATGGTGTTTTATTTTTAGACCAAATAGAACGATCAGAAGGTTTTAATTATGCAAAATCTGAAACTAAAAATGCGTTGTATTACGAACTTTTACCTCCAACGCCGTAATTTATTTTCCGTTTTTTTTTATTCTTATATAAAAAAAGATAATTTGTATTTCGAGTTCTAGATTCTGAAGTGCCAGAATGAAATTTGTAATGTTTAACAATTCGCATATTATTCAAAATATATTTACAATATCAAATACCGGTTCACGTTATCTGTTGTAAATATAAATATGAAAAAACTTACTTTTTTAGCAGCTTTATTGGCTTTGGCTTCTTGTCGAGAATCGGTTTCTTTTACCGAGCCGCAACCCGCAAACGCATCTGATTTAAGCGGATTTCCTAAAAAATATCAAGGATATTACGACAATCCTATTACGGGCGAAAATATTATTGTTTCTGAACATTATGTAACGCGTGGATTAATGATTTACGATACATTAGCTATGCACGAATTAGAAACTATTGCTCCTGAAGTTAAGCAGCATTACAAACCCGTTTCTGACAGCTTGTTTGTTAACCGAACGTATCATAACGATACGGTTTTTGCTTTGCCTAAAGGCGATATATTACGTAAAACAAAAGGTTATTTGTTTTTAAATATTCAGGAAAAAAATGGAGATTGGAATGTTTCTCAGTTTGGCTTTAAGAATAATGTTTTAAGCATAGCCCAAATTAGTACCAAGCAAGAAATTGAGTTGTTAAATGAAATTACGGATCAGGATCCGAACGAAGCAGCCAATCAGGTTTATGCCTTATCTAAAAAAGAATTTAAAGAATTTGTTGATAAAAACGGTTTTAAAGTAACCGAAACCTTTTTAAAACAATAAATCTAAGACATAAAAAAAGAGGAGCTTAATTAAGCTCCTCTTTTTCGTTTTTATCTTTAACTTTAAGTTCTATTAATTCAACCGAATTGCGGTACATTTTTAAAATACGTCCGGTATAATATTCTAAATCTACAATATCACCTTCTTTCAATTCGTATTCATCAGTACATATTTCGGCTATTAAACCAGCTAAGGTTTCGTAATGTTCACTTTCTTCAAAAGAATATGGTAAAAAACGATTGATATCGGTAATGGTATTGTGAGAATCTACAATAAAAACACCAACTTCTTTTTCAGAAACAATAGGTTCTTCATTATCGTATTCATCCTGAATTTCACCAACCAATTCTTCTAAAATATCTTCTAAAGTAACCAGTCCAATAAAATCACCAATTTCGTCGGTAACAATGGCAACCTGAATGTGTTTTTGCTGAAAGGTTTTTAATAAGTTTTTAATTAAAGATGTTTCAGAAACAAATAATGGTTCGCGTAAAATACTTTTTATTTCAAAACCTTCGCCTTTTTGTGCATAAGCTCTAAATAAATCTTTGGTATGTAAAACACCAATTATATTTTCGGTATTATCTTCGTAAACCGGATATCTAGAATAACCTTCGCTAAGCGTATAACGAATAACTTCTTTTACCGGCGTTAAAACATCAATAATAGATACGTTTTTCTTAATTGTAAAAACATTGGTAACACGACGATCATCAAAATCAAAAACGTTCTGAATTAAATCACGCTCGGTTTCTTCAATAGCACCTCCAGCTTGGCTTTCGGTAATAATCATTCGTAATTCTTCTTCCGAGTGAATGTCCGAACCATGAATTGGTTTTACACCAATGATGCGTAATAAAATATTTGCAAATCCATTCATCACATAAATTACTGGTTTAAAAACCGCATAAAATATACGTAATGGCCATGCAACTGCAAATGTTGTTTTGGTTGGGAATTGAATAGCTAATGATTTTGGAGCTAATTCACCAAACACAATGTGTAAAATAGTAATAATAACAAAGGCAATTGGGAAAGAAATGTTACGCGCTAGCGTATCCCAGTAGGCACCTGTTAATCCAAAAAGATCAAAACTTTTTAAAATGACCGGAGTTAATGAACTTTCACCCACCCAACCTAATCCTAATGAAGCTAATGTAATCCCTAATTGGGTAGCTGCTAAGTAAGAATCCAGGTTATTTACAATTTTCATGGCAGCTTTGGTGTTAGACGAGCTAATGTTTTGCTGCACTTGGATTTGCGAAGTTCGTACTTTAACAATAGCAAATTCTGCTGCTACGAAAAATCCATTTAAAAAAACTAAAAATAAGGTAAGTAAAAGTTTGGCGACCGATATGTCGTCCGATAAAGCTTCGGAGGTAGCATTAGCTACCAAGCTCAGGGGTATTGCGTCCATATAGAATGATTAAAATAAACTCGATTGTTAGGTTTGAGTTTCTAAGATACAAAAATATTAAATCAAATGGAATAATAAATTTTATTTACATAAATAATTTTATATCCTCAAGTTCCTTTATTTTTAACTAACTTGAGGATATAAGCTTGTTGATTATGCAGTTACCTGAATTTTACTTTTTCCGTTGCCTTGTGGCGTAACCTGAATTTTAACTGCCAAACGATCTATCACAGCATCTAAATGCGAAATAATGCCAATCATGCGCCCTTGATTTTGTAAGTTTTCTAAGGCTAAAAATGCAGTTTCTAACGAATTCGGATCTAAACTTCCAAAACCTTCATCAATAAACAACGATTCAACCTGCAATTGCGTTGACGAAATGGTTGAAAGCGCCAAAGATAAAGCCAACGAAACTAAAAAGGTTTCTCCGCCCGAAAGTGAATTGGTTGCACGTTTTGCATTAGCCATATATTGGTCAATTACTAGAATTGAAAGGCTGTCGTCAATGCGTTCTAAAATATAACGGTTATTAATTTGCTGTAATTGCGCATTGGCAGCTTGTAACAACAAATCTAATGTAAATTGCTGTGCTAATTTTTTTAAACGATCGCCCGATGCACTACCTAACAAGTTGTTTAATTCTTGCCATTCTAAATAATCAGGTTCTAATGTATTGCGTTTTTCGATTAAGTTTTTCTGAGCATCAATGTTATTGTTGTGATTTAACAACTTGGTTTTATCGGCTAATAAAATCTCATTATGTTCTTCTTTTGCTAAAAGCAATTCTTGCTTTTTAAGTGCAATATTTGCTACATCCAATTCGGGCTTGTTTGTGGTTTGGTGTTTTTCAATTTGCGAAATAACAGTTTTTTGTGCACCCAATATATTTGCTTTTTCTTGCAAGGTTGCATCAATGTTTTTACGCGTATTAACAAGCCATTCGTTGTTGTAAGCGCACAGGTTAAACAACTTATCTGCATCTAAATGCAACTCATTTTGTGTATTCCAATTTGTAATAAAACGCTCAATTTCTGCTTTGTTTTTCGCAATGTTCTGTTGTGTTTTTGTTAGTTGCTCATTTTTCTCTAAAACGCTAGTTTGGCATTTTACTAAATTGTTTTCTACAATTTTTTCGTCAGCAAGTAATTTTTCTACTGTGTCTAATTGTTTGGTTGTTTGTTGTTTTAGAGCTTGTTCAACAATATCAATTGCTTGGCCATCAAAAAACAAAATACGTTCTGCTTTATGTTGGTTTAAAAATTGCGTTTCGTTAGCTATTTTTTGTTGTAAATCGGTATACGTTTTTTCTTTTTCTTTTAAAATTGAATCGATTTTTTCGGTTTCATTTACAAGGTTTTGCCATTCTGTTTTTAAACCTTCTTCTTTAGCAATGTTCTCATTCCAAGCTGAAATTTGAGTAGAAATATTTTCTATAAATACCAAAGCATTTTGTTTAAAAGAAGCTAACCAATTGGGCTGGTTTAAAATGGCATCAATTTGTTGGCAACTTGCTGTTTCGGTTTTACGCAGCTTATCTCCGTTGTTTTTAATTTCTTCTAGCTTGTTTTTATGCGTTTCTTGCGCAATTTGCAATTGATTGATTTCTTTACCAATAATTTCAAGTTGATTTTGAAGCTGTTGTTTAGAATTTTCTAAAGCAACAATTTCTTTTTGTAATTCGGTAGCTGCTGCTATTTGTTGGGCAAGCGCTTTATTACTTGTGTTAATTTGAATAAGTTCTTGTTCTAAATCAGCTTTATTTGTAGCGTTTTGTATTGAAAATGGGGCAGAAGTAGGTACTTTTTTAGTCCACTTATCAATACACAAATTGTGTTCTAATTGCTGTTCGTTATAACTAACTTTTAAGTTAGCAATAACTTCTGCAGTGTATTTTAAACAGGTTTCTAATCGCGTTTGTAAAGCTAATGTTTCATTTTTCTGAACATCAAGCACGTTTAAATCAGCAATTGCTTTTTCTACTAAACTTGTTACAACTTCAACCTGATTAATTTCATGCTGTGAGCTTCCGCAAACCGGACAAGCACAACCAGGTTGTAATTGGCTACGTAAATGCAAAACGTTTGCAGAATTTTCTAGCTTTAATTTATCAACATAAATGGTTTGATGAGCATGTTGCTGTTTAATTTGTTCAATTTGTTTATTTGCCTCAGTTAATTGGTTGTTAGCTTCACTAAAATCTTGTTCAGCCGTTTTAATATCTTGTTCTGTTTTTTGTTTTTGCAGCGTTAAACGGTCGTATTCAACCGCAATTTGATATAAATCTTTTAAAACATCCGTTTGCGTTTGCCAATCTTTTTGCTTGGTAATAAGCTCCGTAAAATCTTGTTTTTCAAGGTTTTCTTTTTTCGGGTTTATTGCTGCATTAATAACATCTAGTTTGTTTGTTATTTCAGTTTTTTTAGCTTCTAAATCAAGTAATTGTGCGTTGGTTTTTTGAGCATTAGCTATATGAAGCTGATGTTCTTCAAGCAAAGCTTTTATTTGGTTTTGAGTTTGTTGTACTTGCTGTAATTGGTTTTGCAATAAGCTGGCATTTGCCGCCCAATTTTTTACCTTTTGGTTGGTTGTAAACCACGCTTGAATTGCATCTAAAGCTGTTTTTTTTGCAGATGTTTCTGCTTTTTTATTTTTTAGCTGAAGCTGAAAATTAGCAATTTCATCAGCATTATTTTTTGCGTTTGTTTGTAATTCTGCAACAACTTCTGATGCTTTTTTTAATAAAACATCAATTTCTCGTGCTTTTTTGTACAACGGTTCGTTTGCAGTTGCCTGATTTAGCAAGTTTTTGTGTTGGTCTTTTTCTTTTTCTAATGTTTGTACTATTTCATCTTTTTGTTTAGCTAAAGTTTTGCTTTGTTGGATTAATCCATTAATCTCATTTTCTGTTTCAGTTAAACGTTTTTGAGCTTGTATATTTTCGGTAACTAAAGGTTTGATATCTTGAATATTTTCAACCTGTTTTAACAGCTCAATTTCAGGTTTTAGTTGCTGCAACTTGGTTTCAACAAGTTCTATTTGCTGGTTTATTCTTGTTAATTGCGTTTGTAAATCGGATTCGGTTTTATACCACGTTTCATAAGTTTGCAGTTGATTGGCATCAGTATCTAATTTTTTTAATGCTTTTTCGGTATTTTCAATCTGTTTTTTTAACGCATCTAAATCTTCATCATTTAATAAATGTAAAGCATTGATTTGCTGTTCAATCTGAATAAAATCGTTTTTAATTTGCTGATTTTTTTCGTAAATGCCTTTAGATATTTCCGAGTAAACTTCTGTTCCGGTTAACTTTTCTAAAATTTGTGCACGATCGGTATCGCTTGCATTTAAAAATGCCTGAAAATCGCCTTGAGCTAAGATTACCGATTTGGTAAATTGTTTAAAATCTAGACCAACTAAAGTTTTTATTTTTTCAAGAATTTTTGTGATTTTATTATCCGGAAAAACTTCGTTTAAAGTTTCGTTGTGTAAAATCATGCTCACGCCTTGTAGCTTGCCATTAGCTAAATCTCGTGCACGACGTAGCAGCCAAGTACTTTTCCAAACATGGCCGTCAATAGCAGTGAAACGCACGTGCACGCTGCCAGAACCTGCGCCGCGGCGTAATAAGTTCTGCGGGTTGTTGGTTGGTAACGTTTCATTTTCGTACTGAATGCTGGTGCTATTGGTTTGCCTATCTAAACGGGGTTGTGTTGTAAAGCCCTAAACAAATGGCATCAATAATTGATGATTTACCGGCTCCAACCGGACCGGTAATACCAAACAAGCCAATGTTTGCAAACTTTTCGTCTTCAAAATTAATTAAATATGGCCCTTCTATTGAGGTGATATTGGTAATTTCAACGCTTAGTATTTTCATTATTCGGCTTGTTGTTTTGTAATTTCGGTTAGTACTAAATTTATTTTTTCGAGTTGGCTGGCGTTTAACGGTTGTTGTGCTTTGTTGCTGTAAATTTTTTTAACAAAATCTAGCGGATTAATTTGATCTAAATATTCAAATTCCCGAAAGCTTTGCGTTGCATCTTGTTTTTTATCTAAGGGTTTTGCTGCTGTAATTTTTACTAATTTGGCATTTATGGTATTAAACTTTTGTTTAATTTCTTCTATGTAATTGGCGCTCATTTGCGAAATATCAACACGAACTTCTACATAAGGTTGTACCGTAGCATGAGCTAATTCTTGTTGTAAAAGATCCAAATGAAAAAGTACTTGCTCAAAACTTGCTGGCTTTTCTGGAATGGTTAGCAAAGGAACGGTTACAGGAACTTCAATACTTTCAATAGCATTTAGTTGCGTATCAATATCTAATAAAAGTACTTGGTGTTTGTAGTTTTTTTCGGCAAAAGATAGCGGAATTGGGCTGCCACAATAACGGATGTGATTTTGACCACCAACTTGTTGGGCTTTGTGAATATGCCCCAAAGCAACATAAGTTAATTCTTTAGGAAAATCGGTAGCAGAAATCATTTCGATTCCGCCAATAATATCACGTTCTGACGTATCCCTATCGTTTATTTTAATTCCTAACGCGTGTAAATGCCCCATTGCAATAATAGCTTCGTTATTCGTTGCCATTTGTTTGGCAACTTCATACGCTTGTTGGTAGTATTTTTTTAAACCTTCCTGATATTCGTAGGTGCCATTTTCGCTTGCAGGATAATCGCCTAATCGTAAAAATGGAACTGCAATGCAAAGTACATCCGGGCCTTGGTTGTTATCTTTCAATCTGAAAATTAAATCTTCATATCGAATGGTTTTATCAGCATTGGTTTTAGAACTTCCAACAATTTTTATTTGAGTATGTTCTAATAATGGATTGGGTTGTTCTAATCGTAAAGGCGAATCGTGATTACCGCCTGTGAACAATAGTTGTACGTGCGGTAATTGATTAGAAACCTTTTGCATAAATTGATACAACATGCTAATGGCTTTGTTAGATGGGTTTGAATTATCGTACACATCGCCACTAATTAAAACAGCATCAACATTTTTAGTAACAATTGTTGTAAATAACCAGTTTAAAAAGGCTTCATGTTCTAAAGTTCTGTCGTTATCAAAAAAAGTTTGTCCTAAATGCCAATCGGCTGTATGTAATATTTTCATGTTATTATGCGCTTAAAATGTAAAAATAGGTAACTAAAAAGACAAAACAGGACTTGTACATTAAATAAATTTATTTATACTTGTAGTTAAAATAAACTCAACAAAAACAAAAAGAAATGAAAAAGATATTACAAATTTTATTACTTACTTTTTCAGTATTTATTGCTGCATGTACTTCAACAGATGATTTTGATGGCATTACTGGAAACGGAACTACAGTTACAATAAAATTAATTGACAGCAAAGGATTGCCTATACGAGCAATACCTGTTTATGCATTTTCTATAGAAACATGGGTGAAAAATGGTGGTGAAGCTGCCGATATGACGTTTGCTGATTTTACTGTAAAAACAAATAATAATGGTATTGCTGAATTTGGAGGCTTTGATACAGAAGTTTTTTTTAACACTGGGAACAATTTTACAAATATTTTTACTTTTGTGGTTGAATATGAAGTTGATGGAATAACATTACGTAAAATTGAACGAGCTACTTTGGTTCAAAATAGTTATAATGAATTAGTATTTACTTTATAAAAAAAGCTCCGAATTATTTCGGAGCTTTTTTATTTAATTATCATCGTGTTTTTGGCCCATCATCATCAAATAAGCTTTTAAAAAAGCATCTATTTCACCATTCATAACGGCTTCAACATCACTAGTTTCTTGTCCTGAGCGAACATCTTTTACTAATTTGTACGGATGCATTACGTAATTTCGAATTTGAGAGCCCCATTCAATTTTCATTTTATTAGCTTCAATTTCATCACGTTTGGCTTGCCTTTTCTTCAGCTCAATTTCATAAAGCTGTGATTTTAAAAGTTGCATAGCTTTGGTTTTATTATCTAACTGCGAACGCGTTTCGGAGTTTTCAATAATAATTCCGGTAGGGTGGTGACGTAAACGCACGGCAGTTTCTACCTTATTTACGTTTTGTCCGCCTGCGCCAGATGAACGCATGGTTTCCCATGAAATATCAGATGGCGAAATATCAATTTCTATAGAATCATCGGCTAACGGATAAACGTAAACGGATGCAAACGAGGTGTGACGCTTCCCGTTGCTATCAAACGGAGAAATACGTACCAAACGATGTACACCGTTTTCTCCTTTTAAATAACCAAAGGCATAATCGCCTTCAAATTCTAAGGTTACGGTTTTTACCCCAGCAACTTCTCCTTCTTGAAAGTTAAGTTCTTTAATTTTAAAACCTTGGCTTTCGCCCCACATAATATACATACGCATCAGCATAGAAGCCCAATCGCAAGATTCGGTTCCGCCCGCCTCCGGCAGTAATTTGTAAAACGGCACTCAGTGCATCCCCTTCGTCAGAAAGCATGTTTTTAAACTCCAGGTTTTCTATATGTGCTATAGTTTCTTGATATTGTGTTGTAACATCTTCTTCAGTTGCATCCCCATCTTTAAAAAACTCCATCAAAACTTGAAGTTCTTCATTCATGGCAACTGCTTTTTCGTAATCTTCTACCCATTTTTTCTTAGAGCGAATGTTTTTTACGATAAGTTCGGCTTGTTTGGGATTATTCCAAAAATCGGGAGCAAAGGTTTGCTCTTCTTCATTCGTTATCTCAATTATTTTGCGATCCACGTCAAAGATACCTCCTTAACGCACCAAGACGCTCAATAATGTTTTTCAGTTGTTCTGAATTTACCATATATTAGTTGTAATTTTACTTCTAACAAAAATAGTCAATACTTTTTAA
This genomic window from Flavobacterium agricola contains:
- the def gene encoding peptide deformylase, producing the protein MKINNFLLLVFSPLLMHAQPTQKSDFTAQEIELIQSGTAEDPMRVLLTTNEDDLAFLTQQAQPINPNSENLQLLADRMLTTVNDPKTRGVGIAAPQVGISRQAFLVKRLDKINAPFELFINPKITWYSDVKRYGQEGCLSIPDQTGKVYRSLVIQIEYCDLEGNEHKEVIEGYTAVICQHEYDHLNGVLFLDQIERSEGFNYAKSETKNALYYELLPPTP
- a CDS encoding hemolysin family protein, encoding MDAIPLSLVANATSEALSDDISVAKLLLTLFLVFLNGFFVAAEFAIVKVRTSQIQVQQNISSSNTKAAMKIVNNLDSYLAATQLGITLASLGLGWVGESSLTPVILKSFDLFGLTGAYWDTLARNISFPIAFVIITILHIVFGELAPKSLAIQFPTKTTFAVAWPLRIFYAVFKPVIYVMNGFANILLRIIGVKPIHGSDIHSEEELRMIITESQAGGAIEETERDLIQNVFDFDDRRVTNVFTIKKNVSIIDVLTPVKEVIRYTLSEGYSRYPVYEDNTENIIGVLHTKDLFRAYAQKGEGFEIKSILREPLFVSETSLIKNLLKTFQQKHIQVAIVTDEIGDFIGLVTLEDILEELVGEIQDEYDNEEPIVSEKEVGVFIVDSHNTITDINRFLPYSFEESEHYETLAGLIAEICTDEYELKEGDIVDLEYYTGRILKMYRNSVELIELKVKDKNEKEELN
- a CDS encoding SbcC/MukB-like Walker B domain-containing protein, with the translated sequence MRFTAIDGHVWKSTWLLRRARDLANGKLQGVSMILHNETLNEVFPDNKITKILEKIKTLVGLDFKQFTKSVILAQGDFQAFLNASDTDRAQILEKLTGTEVYSEISKGIYEKNQQIKNDFIQIEQQINALHLLNDEDLDALKKQIENTEKALKKLDTDANQLQTYETWYKTESDLQTQLTRINQQIELVETKLQQLKPEIELLKQVENIQDIKPLVTENIQAQKRLTETENEINGLIQQSKTLAKQKDEIVQTLEKEKDQHKNLLNQATANEPLYKKAREIDVLLKKASEVVAELQTNAKNNADEIANFQLQLKNKKAETSAKKTALDAIQAWFTTNQKVKNWAANASLLQNQLQQVQQTQNQIKALLEEHQLHIANAQKTNAQLLDLEAKKTEITNKLDVINAAINPKKENLEKQDFTELITKQKDWQTQTDVLKDLYQIAVEYDRLTLQKQKTEQDIKTAEQDFSEANNQLTEANKQIEQIKQQHAHQTIYVDKLKLENSANVLHLRSQLQPGCACPVCGSSQHEINQVEVVTSLVEKAIADLNVLDVQKNETLALQTRLETCLKYTAEVIANLKVSYNEQQLEHNLCIDKWTKKVPTSAPFSIQNATNKADLEQELIQINTSNKALAQQIAAATELQKEIVALENSKQQLQNQLEIIGKEINQLQIAQETHKNKLEEIKNNGDKLRKTETASCQQIDAILNQPNWLASFKQNALVFIENISTQISAWNENIAKEEGLKTEWQNLVNETEKIDSILKEKEKTYTDLQQKIANETQFLNQHKAERILFFDGQAIDIVEQALKQQTTKQLDTVEKLLADEKIVENNLVKCQTSVLEKNEQLTKTQQNIAKNKAEIERFITNWNTQNELHLDADKLFNLCAYNNEWLVNTRKNIDATLQEKANILGAQKTVISQIEKHQTTNKPELDVANIALKKQELLLAKEEHNEILLADKTKLLNHNNNIDAQKNLIEKRNTLEPDYLEWQELNNLLGSASGDRLKKLAQQFTLDLLLQAANAQLQQINNRYILERIDDSLSILVIDQYMANAKRATNSLSGGETFLVSLALSLALSTISSTQLQVESLFIDEGFGSLDPNSLETAFLALENLQNQGRMIGIISHLDAVIDRLAVKIQVTPQGNGKSKIQVTA
- a CDS encoding AAA family ATPase gives rise to the protein MKILSVEITNITSIEGPYLINFEDEKFANIGLFGITGPVGAGKSSIIDAICLGLYNTTPFR
- a CDS encoding exonuclease SbcCD subunit D; the encoded protein is MKILHTADWHLGQTFFDNDRTLEHEAFLNWLFTTIVTKNVDAVLISGDVYDNSNPSNKAISMLYQFMQKVSNQLPHVQLLFTGGNHDSPLRLEQPNPLLEHTQIKIVGSSKTNADKTIRYEDLIFRLKDNNQGPDVLCIAVPFLRLGDYPASENGTYEYQEGLKKYYQQAYEVAKQMATNNEAIIAMGHLHALGIKINDRDTSERDIIGGIEMISATDFPKELTYVALGHIHKAQQVGGQNHIRYCGSPIPLSFAEKNYKHQVLLLDIDTQLNAIESIEVPVTVPLLTIPEKPASFEQVLFHLDLLQQELAHATVQPYVEVRVDISQMSANYIEEIKQKFNTINAKLVKITAAKPLDKKQDATQSFREFEYLDQINPLDFVKKIYSNKAQQPLNASQLEKINLVLTEITKQQAE